Proteins encoded by one window of Cannabis sativa cultivar Pink pepper isolate KNU-18-1 chromosome 4, ASM2916894v1, whole genome shotgun sequence:
- the LOC115714317 gene encoding DEAD-box ATP-dependent RNA helicase 50 has product MLVKAYSPLLKLDCNSISIYRLSHGPRLHSPSIHASTSSSSSNDPTTNMDKSQSPSVLRSRSSFGRLKVERVRTTRPKELVVQVPTKNPPLPVDDDDVVESPPPLRKWTRKGSETRVGSSNKGWNLKYDSPEPDSTPRTNFSSGSDFFSRKSFRDVGYSDFMIECLRKLNFQRPSHIQAMSFAPVKEGKSCILADQSGSGKTLAYLAPVIQRLRQEEIDGKSMASSQSPRLIVLVPTAELASQVLVNCRSMSKSGVPFRSMVVTGGFRQKTQLENLQQGVDVLIATPGRCMYMIKEGFLKLGNLRCAVLDEVDILFNDEDFESVLQNLMSSSPVTTQYLFVTATLPVGIYNKLVEVFPDCEVTMGPGMHRISTGLDEVLVDCSGGEETEKTPESAFMNKKSALLQLVEESPVPKTIVFCNKIETCRKVENALKRFDRRENQVKVLPFHAAMAQESRLANLEEFSNSRPEKGSQILVCTDRASRGMDFAGVVDHVVLFDFPRDPSEYVRRVGRTARGASGKGRAFIFVVGKQVFLARRIMERNRKGHPLHDVPSAYELSR; this is encoded by the exons ATGCTGGTGAAAGCTTATTCTCCGCTTTTGAAGTTGGACTGCAATTCCATATCTATCTACCGCCTCAGCCATGGGCCCCGTCTTCATTCTCCCTCAATTCATGCttctacttcttcttcttcctccaacGACCCTACCACAAACATGGACAAATCCCAATCCCCTTCAG TTTTACGTTCGAGGTCATCTTTTGGCAGGTTGAAAGTGGAGAGAGTGAGAACTACTCGGCCCAAGGAGCTTGTAGTACAAGTACCAACCAAAAATCCACCATTGCCAgtggatgatgatgatgttgttgAATCTCCACCACCATTGAGGAAATGGACCAGGAAAGGTAGTGAAACTAGAGTGGGCTCATCTAACAAAGGATGGAACTTGAAATACGACTCACCCGaacctgattcgaccccacgaaCCAACTTCTCATCCGGTTCTGATTTTTTCAGTAGAAAGTCTTTTAGAGATGTGGGTTACAGTGATTTTATGATTGAATGTCTTAGGAAACTTAATTTTCAACGCCCCTCACATATTCAG GCCATGTCATTTGCACCCGTTAAAGAGGGAAAGAGCTGTATTTTGGCTGATCAAAGTGGATCTGGGAAGACTTTAGCATATCTTGCTCCTGTAATTCAACGTCTTAGGCAAGAGGAAATTGATGGAAAAAGCATGGCCTCATCGCAGAGTCCTCGACTGATTGTATTGGTACCAACTGCAGAGTTGGCTTCTCAA GTTTTGGTCAATTGCCGATCAATGTCAAAAAGTGGTGTTCCTTTCAGGTCAATGGTTGTGACAGGTGGTTTTCGGCAGAAAACTCAACTTGAAAATTTACAACAAGGAGTAGATGTCCTTATAGCAACACCTGGTCGTTGTATGTATATGATCAAAGAGGGTTTTTTGAAGTTAGGAAATCTAAGATG TGCGGTGCTAGATGAGGTAGACATTCTCTTTAATGATGAAGATTTTGAATCAGTGCTACAGAATTTGATGAGTTCTTCACCTGTTACCACACAATATTTATTTGTGACTGCAACTTTACCAGTTGGCATATACAACAAATTAGTTGAAGTTTTTCCAGATTGTGAGGTAACTATGGGACCTGGGATGCACCGAATAAGCACTGGCCTTGATGAG GTTCTTGTAGATTGTAGTGGAGGTGAAGAGACAGAGAAAACTCCGGAATCAGCATTTATGAACAAGAAATCTGCACTTCTGCAGCTTGTGGAGGAAAGTCCAGTTCCCAAAACAATAGTTTTTTGTAACAAG ATAGAGACCTGTAGGAAAGTTGAGAATGCATTAAAGCGTTTTGATAGAAGAGAGAACCAAGTTAAAGTTCTTCCATTCCATGCTGCTATGGCTCAAGAATCGCGGCTTGCTAATTTGGAGGAGTTTTCCAATTCTCGTCCAGAGAAGGGATCACAGATTTTAGTTTGCACTGATAG GGCATCACGTGGAATGGATTTTGCTGGTGTGGTGGATCATGTTGTTCTCTTTGATTTCCCGCGTGATCCATCTGAGTATGTTCGCCGTGTTGGAAGAACTGCTAGAGGTGCTTCTGGAAAGGGCAGGGCATTCATCTTTGTGGTGGGAAAGCAGGTCTTCCTTGCCCGCCGCATCATGGAAAGAAACCGAAAAGGTCACCCATTGCATGATGTGCCATCCGCTTATGAGCTCTCCAGATGA